A region of Haloplanus sp. XH21 DNA encodes the following proteins:
- the prf1 gene encoding peptide chain release factor aRF-1, producing MSTDTQDADDDRRKYEFRKVIEDLKEYEGSGTQLVTIYIPPDKQISSVVAHVTQEHSEASNIKSKQTRTNVQDALTSIKDRLRYYDTYPPDNGLVIFSGAVDAGGGQTDMVTKVLESPPDPIQSFRYHCDSDFLTEPLEEMLSDKGLFGLIVLDRREANVGWLKGKRVEPVKSASSLVPGKQRKGGQSAQRFARLRLEAIDNFYQEVAEMANDLFVAQRHELDGILVGGPSPTKDEFLDGDYLHHELQDHVVGKFDVSYTDESGLYDLVDAAQEVLADQEIMKDKVQMEEFFENLHSGDLATYGFEQTRRNLVMGSVDRLLISEDLREDVVIYDCDGTEEFEVVDRRSDTPDHQCSDGSEAEVKDREDVIEHLMAIAEQRGTETKFISTDFEKGEQLYDAFGGVAGILRYSTGI from the coding sequence ATGAGTACCGACACGCAGGACGCCGACGATGACCGTCGGAAGTACGAGTTCCGGAAGGTCATCGAGGATCTGAAGGAGTACGAGGGCTCCGGCACCCAACTCGTTACCATCTACATCCCGCCGGACAAGCAGATCTCTTCCGTCGTCGCCCACGTCACGCAGGAACACTCTGAAGCGAGTAATATCAAGTCCAAGCAGACCCGGACGAACGTTCAGGACGCACTCACCAGCATCAAGGACCGCCTGCGCTACTACGACACCTATCCGCCCGATAACGGCCTGGTGATCTTCAGCGGCGCCGTCGACGCCGGCGGCGGCCAGACCGACATGGTGACGAAGGTCCTGGAGAGCCCGCCCGACCCCATCCAGTCCTTCCGCTACCACTGTGACTCCGATTTCCTCACCGAGCCGCTAGAGGAGATGCTCTCCGATAAGGGCCTGTTCGGCCTCATCGTCCTCGACCGACGCGAGGCCAACGTCGGCTGGCTCAAGGGCAAGCGCGTCGAACCGGTCAAGAGCGCCTCCTCGCTCGTCCCGGGCAAACAGCGCAAAGGTGGCCAGTCCGCCCAGCGATTCGCCCGCCTCCGTCTCGAAGCAATCGACAACTTCTACCAGGAGGTCGCGGAGATGGCCAATGATCTGTTCGTCGCCCAACGCCACGAGCTCGACGGTATCCTCGTCGGTGGCCCCTCGCCCACCAAGGACGAGTTCCTCGACGGCGACTACCTGCACCACGAACTCCAGGACCACGTCGTCGGTAAGTTCGACGTGTCCTACACCGACGAGTCGGGTCTCTACGACCTGGTCGACGCGGCACAGGAGGTCCTCGCCGATCAGGAGATCATGAAGGACAAGGTGCAGATGGAGGAGTTCTTCGAGAATCTGCACTCCGGCGACCTCGCCACCTACGGCTTCGAGCAGACGCGGCGCAACCTCGTCATGGGCTCGGTCGATCGCCTGCTCATCAGCGAGGACCTCCGCGAGGACGTGGTGATCTACGACTGTGACGGCACCGAAGAGTTCGAGGTCGTCGACCGCCGGAGCGACACGCCCGACCACCAGTGTTCCGACGGGAGCGAGGCCGAGGTGAAAGACCGCGAAGACGTCATCGAACACCTGATGGCCATCGCCGAACAGCGCGGCACCGAAACGAAGTTCATCAGCACCGACTTCGAGAAAGGCGAGCAGCTCTACGACGCCTTCGGCGGCGTCGCCGGCATCCTGCGGTACTCCACCGGAATCTAA
- a CDS encoding P-loop NTPase yields MGRVYAVASGKGGVGKTTTVANLGAVLAAGGHETVVVDADLGMGNLSGALGVDPEAGPTVNDVLAGETTVEAAMREGPAGLSVLPASNDLDDFGPAAPANLEALLESIDATVVLLDTSAGLSHDSVEPLRVADEVLLVSTPEQGAIGDTVKTREVAERIETPVAGAVVTRATVDVDPDALADRLGVPVRGTIPEDPSVGVAAEAGEPLLTSAPNAPATAAYRRLAAELTGDESLEPAESDEPAGDEEGGESTEADSEAESTDDTAEASDGDDTDGESDPEAESDDEDGGGGFLRWLLP; encoded by the coding sequence ATGGGACGGGTGTACGCGGTCGCTAGCGGGAAAGGCGGCGTCGGGAAGACGACGACGGTCGCCAATCTCGGCGCCGTGCTCGCCGCAGGCGGTCACGAGACGGTCGTCGTGGACGCCGATCTCGGGATGGGGAACCTGAGCGGTGCTCTCGGTGTCGACCCCGAGGCGGGCCCGACCGTCAACGACGTCCTCGCGGGCGAGACGACGGTCGAGGCGGCCATGCGGGAGGGCCCAGCCGGCCTGTCGGTGCTCCCCGCGTCGAACGACCTGGACGACTTCGGACCGGCCGCTCCGGCGAATCTGGAGGCCCTGCTCGAATCGATAGACGCGACAGTCGTCCTGCTGGACACGTCGGCGGGGTTGAGCCACGACAGTGTCGAACCGCTCCGCGTCGCCGACGAGGTGCTGCTGGTGTCGACCCCCGAACAGGGGGCGATCGGTGATACGGTGAAGACCCGAGAGGTGGCCGAACGCATCGAGACGCCGGTGGCGGGCGCGGTGGTGACGCGAGCGACGGTCGACGTCGATCCGGACGCCCTCGCCGACCGACTCGGCGTCCCGGTCCGGGGGACGATCCCGGAGGACCCGTCGGTGGGCGTCGCCGCCGAGGCGGGCGAACCGCTGCTCACCAGCGCCCCCAACGCACCGGCGACGGCGGCCTACCGTCGCCTCGCGGCCGAACTGACTGGAGACGAGTCGCTCGAACCAGCAGAGAGTGACGAACCCGCAGGCGACGAAGAAGGTGGCGAATCCACGGAAGCCGATTCCGAGGCCGAGAGCACTGACGACACGGCAGAAGCCAGCGACGGGGATGATACCGACGGCGAAAGCGACCCCGAGGCCGAGAGTGACGACGAAGACGGGGGCGGTGGCTTCCTCCGCTGGCTGCTGCCCTGA
- a CDS encoding CTP-dependent riboflavin kinase: MAETVAASTVGHDELAALKRIALDGGLTGRPKLSCSGLAERLDTSAQTASRRLQRLEDGGLLDREVLADGQRVSVTQAGEAALRREYASYRRLFEDGDTLSLDGTVTSGMGEGKHYISLSGYMSQFRERLGYEPYPGTLNVELTAESVRERGALETADIDATPIDGWEDDDRTFGSATCYAARVEAGSESYDGAHIIVPDRTHHDATQLELIAPVKLRGELGLSDGDTLTVHLEAR; the protein is encoded by the coding sequence ATGGCAGAGACCGTAGCGGCGTCGACCGTCGGCCACGACGAACTCGCCGCCCTGAAGCGGATCGCGCTGGACGGCGGGCTCACGGGCCGGCCGAAACTCTCGTGTTCCGGGTTGGCCGAGCGCCTGGACACGTCGGCCCAGACGGCCTCACGACGCCTCCAACGACTGGAAGACGGCGGCTTGCTCGACCGAGAGGTGCTGGCCGACGGGCAACGCGTCAGCGTCACGCAGGCCGGTGAGGCGGCCCTCCGCCGCGAATACGCCAGCTATCGACGCCTGTTCGAAGACGGCGACACCCTCTCGCTCGACGGGACGGTCACGAGCGGGATGGGGGAAGGAAAACATTACATCTCGCTGTCGGGGTATATGTCGCAGTTCCGGGAGCGGTTGGGCTACGAGCCCTACCCCGGCACGCTCAACGTCGAACTCACGGCCGAGAGCGTCCGGGAGCGAGGCGCCCTGGAGACGGCCGACATCGACGCGACGCCCATCGACGGCTGGGAGGACGACGACCGGACGTTCGGATCGGCGACGTGTTACGCCGCCCGCGTGGAGGCGGGCAGCGAGTCCTACGACGGCGCCCACATCATCGTCCCCGACCGCACCCACCACGACGCCACGCAACTCGAACTCATCGCCCCGGTGAAACTCCGAGGGGAACTCGGCCTTTCGGACGGCGACACGTTGACCGTTCACCTGGAGGCGCGGTGA
- the ribB gene encoding 3,4-dihydroxy-2-butanone-4-phosphate synthase, producing the protein MQGESTGALDRAVAAFRAGDPVLVHDAADREGETDLLYPAGAVTAEAVTRLRNDGGGLIFVALTAAVADRFDLPFLHEAIDHPANDHTDLGYDAHPSFSLTVNHRDGFTGVTDDDRALTIRRLGEVSDDDTYGVDDFAAEFRTPGHVHLLRAAAGLLDERHGHTELGLALAREAGVAPAVAGCEMLDDETGGALSTADARAYAERRDLPFVEGAALVRALS; encoded by the coding sequence ATGCAGGGGGAATCGACGGGGGCGCTGGACCGGGCCGTCGCCGCCTTCCGCGCCGGCGACCCGGTGCTGGTCCACGACGCCGCCGATCGGGAGGGCGAGACCGACCTCCTCTACCCCGCGGGTGCGGTGACAGCCGAGGCCGTGACGCGCCTGCGCAACGACGGCGGCGGCCTGATCTTCGTCGCCCTGACCGCCGCGGTGGCCGACCGGTTCGACCTCCCCTTCCTCCACGAGGCGATCGATCACCCGGCGAACGACCACACGGATCTCGGCTACGACGCCCACCCCTCGTTCTCGCTGACGGTCAACCACCGCGACGGCTTCACCGGCGTCACCGACGACGACCGCGCGCTGACCATCCGTCGGCTGGGCGAAGTGAGCGACGACGACACCTACGGCGTCGACGACTTCGCCGCCGAGTTCCGGACGCCCGGCCACGTCCACCTCCTGCGAGCGGCCGCGGGACTGCTCGACGAGCGTCACGGGCACACGGAACTCGGTCTCGCGCTCGCCCGCGAAGCGGGGGTCGCCCCCGCGGTCGCTGGCTGTGAGATGCTCGACGACGAAACGGGCGGCGCGCTCTCGACGGCCGACGCACGGGCCTACGCCGAGCGCCGCGACCTGCCCTTCGTCGAGGGCGCAGCGCTCGTCCGCGCGCTCTCCTAA
- a CDS encoding 4a-hydroxytetrahydrobiopterin dehydratase, whose translation MSSLADDPCEACTSDDEPLTNGEYASYLDDLRGDVWSVVDDHHLHGEYDFDDFRDALEFTYEIGELAEEEWHHPDIALAWGEVEVEMWTHKIDGLHKTDFVMAARMDRIYAGYEPED comes from the coding sequence ATGTCATCCCTTGCCGACGACCCATGCGAAGCCTGCACCAGCGACGACGAACCGCTCACGAACGGCGAGTACGCGTCGTATCTCGACGACCTCCGCGGCGACGTGTGGTCGGTCGTCGACGATCACCACCTCCACGGCGAGTACGACTTCGACGACTTCCGCGACGCGCTGGAGTTCACCTACGAAATCGGCGAACTCGCCGAGGAGGAGTGGCACCACCCTGACATCGCCCTCGCGTGGGGCGAAGTCGAGGTGGAGATGTGGACGCACAAAATCGACGGCCTCCACAAGACGGACTTCGTGATGGCGGCGCGGATGGACCGCATCTACGCGGGGTACGAACCGGAGGATTAG
- a CDS encoding NAD(P)/FAD-dependent oxidoreductase — MTSVAIVGGGPAGLSAALFAAKNGLDATVFDTDETWMHKAHLFNYPGLGSIGGSEFMGVLRQQVDDFDVDRRQGEEATAVAADGDGFTVTTADGEHEADYLVLATGADRSLAEDLGCEMTDDGTVDVSVEMETSVEDAYATGAMGRAEEWQAVIAAGDGAAAALNILSKEKGEHYHDFDVPADAADVFGSMAED; from the coding sequence ATGACGTCCGTAGCTATCGTCGGCGGCGGTCCCGCCGGACTGAGTGCCGCACTGTTTGCAGCCAAGAACGGTCTCGACGCCACGGTGTTCGACACCGACGAGACGTGGATGCACAAGGCACACCTGTTCAACTACCCCGGCCTCGGCTCCATCGGAGGCAGCGAGTTCATGGGAGTGCTTCGTCAGCAGGTGGACGACTTCGACGTCGACCGCCGGCAGGGCGAGGAAGCGACCGCCGTCGCGGCCGACGGCGACGGGTTCACCGTAACGACCGCGGACGGCGAGCACGAAGCCGACTACCTGGTGCTGGCGACGGGCGCCGACCGGAGCCTCGCCGAGGATCTGGGCTGTGAGATGACCGACGACGGCACCGTGGACGTGAGCGTCGAGATGGAGACGAGCGTCGAGGACGCCTACGCCACGGGGGCGATGGGTCGGGCCGAGGAGTGGCAGGCCGTCATCGCCGCCGGCGACGGCGCGGCCGCCGCGCTCAACATTCTGAGCAAGGAGAAAGGCGAGCATTACCACGACTTCGACGTGCCCGCCGACGCCGCCGACGTGTTCGGCTCGATGGCCGAGGACTAA
- the mutS gene encoding DNA mismatch repair protein MutS has protein sequence MTADGIVEEFLALKSETDADLLAMQCGDFYEFFAEDAEFVGDELDLKVSEKSSHGSTYPMAGVPVDDLTPYLKALVERGYRVAVADQYETADGHAREITRVVTPGTLLETTDPTAQFLAAVTVVDDRYGLAFADVTTGEFLVTTADSATDASAELHRFDPVEILPGPTLDDDFRDRIRERTDAAVTDHDDTAFGPGRAERTLRDQFGDAALDSVGLDDRAGIAAAGAVLAYVEETGAGVLEAMTRLQSYDGGDHLNLDATTQRNLELTETMHGERDGSLLATVDHTVTSAGRRRLREWLLRPRRDRTVIDRRLDSVAAFADAALARDRVREILDDAYDLERLAARATSGSADADDLIAVRETLGLVPALVDAVTDSRLADSPLSAIVDRPDRERAADLRAELDAALAEDPPGTVTEGGLFRRGYDDELDGLLDQYEEAREWLGGLADREKERTGITHLQVDRNKTDGYYIQVGKSETDAVPDDYREIKTLKNSRRYTTDELDEREREILRLEEARGDLEYDLFRDLRDRVAAHAELLQDVGRTLATVDALASLSTHATSNDWTRPAVVDPGPLVVEAGRHPVVETTTDFVPNDVELGDDRGFLLVTGPNMSGKSTYMRQAALIVLLAQAGSFVPARSATVGIVDGIYTRVGALDELAGGRSTFMVEMQELSNILHSATEDSLVVLDEVGRGTATYDGISIAWATTEYIHNELGCKCLFATHYHELTALADHLPRVENVHVAVAGDDGDDGDITFLRTIEEGPTDRSYGVHVADLAGVPAPVVDRSRDVLDRLREDRAIEARGSGDGETKQAVFDLHDGEFRASDGADADDTDAGESAAAALDPAAESVLEELQRASVAETSPVDLMAQVREWQERLDGADAEEHPGEQ, from the coding sequence ATGACCGCCGATGGGATCGTCGAGGAGTTCCTCGCCCTGAAGTCGGAGACGGATGCCGATCTGCTGGCGATGCAGTGCGGCGATTTCTACGAATTCTTCGCAGAGGACGCCGAGTTCGTCGGCGACGAACTCGACCTGAAAGTCTCGGAGAAATCCTCGCACGGGTCGACGTATCCGATGGCCGGGGTACCGGTCGACGACCTGACGCCGTATCTGAAGGCGCTTGTCGAACGCGGCTACCGCGTCGCCGTCGCCGACCAGTACGAAACCGCGGACGGCCACGCCCGCGAAATCACGCGCGTCGTCACGCCGGGGACGCTGCTCGAGACCACCGACCCGACGGCGCAGTTCCTGGCCGCCGTCACCGTCGTCGACGACCGCTACGGCCTGGCCTTCGCCGACGTGACGACCGGCGAGTTCCTCGTGACGACGGCCGATTCGGCCACCGACGCGAGCGCCGAACTCCACCGGTTCGACCCCGTCGAGATACTTCCCGGGCCGACCCTCGATGACGACTTCCGCGACCGGATCCGGGAGCGCACGGATGCGGCGGTGACCGACCACGACGACACTGCCTTCGGCCCCGGCCGGGCCGAGCGCACCCTCCGTGATCAGTTCGGCGACGCCGCCCTCGACAGCGTCGGCCTCGACGACCGGGCAGGTATCGCCGCGGCCGGCGCGGTCCTTGCGTACGTCGAGGAGACGGGTGCGGGCGTCCTCGAAGCTATGACGCGCCTCCAGTCCTACGACGGCGGCGACCACCTGAATCTCGACGCCACCACGCAGCGCAACCTCGAACTCACGGAAACGATGCACGGCGAGCGGGACGGCTCGCTCCTGGCGACGGTCGATCACACCGTCACCAGCGCCGGCCGCCGCCGCCTCCGCGAGTGGTTGCTCCGCCCTCGACGCGACCGGACCGTCATCGACCGACGCCTCGACAGCGTGGCGGCCTTCGCCGACGCCGCCCTCGCCCGCGACCGAGTGCGGGAGATACTCGACGACGCCTACGACCTCGAACGCCTCGCGGCACGAGCGACGAGCGGGAGCGCCGACGCCGACGACCTGATCGCGGTCCGGGAGACGCTCGGCCTGGTGCCGGCGCTGGTCGACGCGGTGACCGACTCTCGACTCGCCGACTCGCCGCTCTCGGCCATCGTCGACCGCCCCGACCGAGAACGGGCGGCCGACTTGCGCGCGGAACTCGACGCCGCCCTCGCCGAGGACCCGCCGGGGACGGTCACGGAGGGCGGCCTCTTTCGCCGCGGCTACGACGACGAACTCGACGGCCTGCTCGACCAGTACGAGGAGGCCCGGGAGTGGCTCGGCGGCCTCGCCGACCGCGAGAAGGAGCGGACGGGAATCACCCACCTGCAGGTCGACCGCAACAAGACCGACGGCTACTACATCCAGGTGGGGAAGTCCGAAACCGACGCCGTTCCGGACGACTACCGCGAGATCAAGACGCTGAAAAACTCCCGCCGGTACACCACCGACGAACTTGACGAACGGGAACGCGAAATCCTGCGACTGGAGGAGGCCCGCGGCGACCTGGAGTACGACCTCTTCCGTGACCTGCGTGACCGCGTGGCGGCCCACGCCGAACTCCTGCAGGACGTGGGGCGGACGCTGGCGACGGTCGACGCGCTGGCGTCGCTTTCGACCCACGCTACGAGCAACGACTGGACGCGGCCGGCCGTCGTCGACCCCGGGCCGCTCGTCGTCGAGGCCGGTCGGCATCCCGTCGTGGAGACGACGACGGACTTCGTGCCCAACGACGTGGAACTGGGCGACGACCGGGGCTTCCTGCTCGTCACCGGCCCCAACATGTCGGGGAAGTCGACGTACATGCGCCAGGCGGCGCTCATCGTCCTGCTGGCGCAGGCGGGGAGTTTCGTCCCCGCGCGGTCGGCGACGGTCGGTATCGTCGACGGTATCTACACCCGCGTCGGCGCCCTCGACGAACTCGCGGGCGGGCGGTCGACGTTCATGGTCGAGATGCAGGAGTTGAGCAACATCCTCCACTCGGCCACCGAGGACTCGCTGGTCGTCCTCGACGAGGTGGGGCGGGGGACGGCGACCTACGACGGCATCTCCATCGCGTGGGCGACGACGGAGTACATCCACAACGAACTCGGCTGTAAGTGTCTGTTCGCTACCCACTACCACGAACTCACGGCGCTGGCCGACCACCTCCCGCGGGTCGAAAACGTCCACGTCGCCGTCGCTGGCGACGACGGTGACGACGGCGACATCACGTTCCTCCGGACCATCGAGGAGGGGCCGACCGACCGGAGTTACGGCGTCCACGTCGCCGACCTGGCCGGCGTTCCCGCGCCCGTCGTCGACCGGTCCCGGGACGTCCTCGACCGACTTCGCGAGGACCGCGCCATCGAGGCGCGCGGGTCCGGTGATGGCGAAACGAAACAGGCCGTCTTCGACCTGCACGACGGCGAGTTCCGGGCGAGTGACGGGGCCGACGCCGACGACACGGACGCCGGGGAGTCGGCCGCCGCCGCGCTCGACCCGGCCGCCGAGTCGGTGCTCGAGGAACTGCAACGCGCGAGCGTCGCCGAGACGTCGCCGGTCGACCTCATGGCGCAGGTTCGGGAGTGGCAGGAGCGCCTCGACGGCGCAGATGCGGAAGAGCATCCGGGGGAGCAGTAG
- the thiD gene encoding bifunctional hydroxymethylpyrimidine kinase/phosphomethylpyrimidine kinase: protein MSRRRAPVSPPVALTVAGSDSGGGAGIQADLKTMGAHGVFGTSVVTAVTAQNTLGVDRSHVLPIEEIGAQYDAVASDFDLGAVKTGMLATEPVIDLVTDRLAAVDAPVVVDPVMVAASGDRLLDPAAEDAYASLIEASTLVTPNADEAAVLTGIDPDDPERARAAGEALVEMGADAALVTGGHVGSDTVTDTLVSETDDEAGVDTRVRTFEHARIDTDATHGSGCTLSSAIASHLAHGETLGYAVEAGTAFMERAVRYSLDVGAGPGSVHHLAALREAADRHRTMTDVATVVEAFVDRDVSRLVPEVGMNVVGATAYAEAVGETAAVEGRITRTLSGVAPNGGVRLGASSHVARFLLAAREFDPDLRFAVNCRFDDETEAATAALDGPVTEYDRAAEPEDAAGGTMGWGARRAFGSAVDETGETPVAVLDRGDVGKEAIVKVVAETPEQLGDRVFTLLDEVEI, encoded by the coding sequence GTGAGCCGCCGTCGTGCGCCCGTCTCCCCGCCCGTCGCGCTCACCGTCGCCGGCAGCGACTCCGGGGGCGGGGCGGGGATCCAGGCCGACCTCAAGACGATGGGGGCCCACGGCGTCTTCGGCACGTCCGTCGTCACGGCCGTCACGGCTCAGAACACCCTCGGTGTCGACCGATCACACGTCTTGCCGATCGAAGAGATCGGTGCCCAGTACGACGCCGTCGCGTCGGATTTCGACCTCGGCGCGGTGAAAACGGGCATGCTCGCGACCGAGCCTGTTATCGACCTCGTCACTGACCGTCTCGCCGCTGTCGACGCGCCGGTCGTCGTCGATCCAGTGATGGTGGCCGCGAGCGGCGACCGCCTGCTCGATCCGGCGGCCGAGGACGCCTACGCCTCGCTGATCGAGGCGTCGACACTCGTCACGCCCAACGCCGACGAGGCGGCGGTGTTGACGGGCATCGACCCCGACGACCCAGAGCGCGCCCGCGCGGCCGGGGAAGCCCTGGTGGAGATGGGCGCCGACGCCGCCCTCGTCACAGGCGGTCACGTCGGTAGCGACACCGTCACGGACACGCTGGTGAGCGAGACGGACGACGAGGCTGGCGTCGACACCCGCGTTCGCACCTTCGAACACGCGCGCATCGACACCGACGCGACCCACGGCTCCGGCTGTACCCTTTCGAGCGCTATCGCGAGCCATCTGGCCCACGGCGAAACCCTCGGCTACGCCGTCGAGGCGGGCACGGCGTTCATGGAGCGGGCGGTGCGGTACAGTCTCGATGTCGGCGCGGGGCCGGGATCGGTCCACCATCTCGCCGCCCTGCGCGAGGCCGCCGACCGCCACCGGACGATGACCGACGTGGCGACGGTCGTCGAGGCCTTCGTCGACCGCGACGTCTCCCGACTCGTTCCCGAGGTCGGGATGAACGTCGTCGGCGCGACGGCCTACGCCGAGGCGGTCGGCGAGACGGCCGCCGTCGAGGGGCGCATCACCCGGACGCTCTCTGGCGTCGCTCCCAACGGCGGCGTCAGACTCGGCGCGTCGAGTCACGTCGCCCGCTTCCTGCTCGCGGCCCGTGAGTTCGACCCCGACCTCCGGTTTGCCGTCAACTGCCGGTTCGACGACGAGACGGAGGCCGCGACGGCCGCCCTCGACGGCCCCGTCACGGAGTACGACCGCGCGGCCGAACCCGAGGACGCCGCGGGCGGCACGATGGGATGGGGCGCCCGCCGCGCGTTCGGAAGCGCCGTCGACGAGACGGGAGAGACCCCCGTCGCCGTGCTCGACCGCGGCGATGTCGGGAAGGAGGCCATCGTGAAGGTGGTCGCCGAGACGCCCGAGCAACTCGGCGACCGCGTGTTCACGCTGCTGGACGAAGTAGAGATATAG
- a CDS encoding helix-turn-helix transcriptional regulator: MATQMWERSSGRFVAIVAAVLILSAVVPGAGAVLSTPASSPAQLASGPVHQQGVETDSVRLIVSVQPDGSSNWTVQYWTRLDDENTTDAFESLQSDIEANPSNYSDRFATRMRSTVSSAENATGREMSASEFDVQAETRTPPQYGVVTYTFQWDGFAAVQDDTLRIGDAIEGIFLDDRTRLVIEWPSGYTPTEVRPEPDERRSEAVVWRGAETSFVSGEPSVVLQPSAAGTTVAGGNGGGDTTTPPSDDSGSALPLLGAGLAIALLVTAAWTYRDRFRGERKQGTAAPSAEGQTTATGGETAAEGQTTATREDLLSNEERVVQFVRDQGGRVKQQEIVEAFDWTEARTSQIVRDLRDEGKLEGFRLGRENVLKLPDEDETTD, translated from the coding sequence ATGGCCACGCAGATGTGGGAGCGCTCGTCCGGCCGCTTCGTCGCCATCGTCGCCGCCGTGTTGATCCTGTCGGCGGTCGTTCCGGGAGCTGGTGCCGTGCTGTCGACACCGGCGTCGTCGCCGGCACAGCTCGCGTCGGGACCGGTCCACCAGCAGGGGGTCGAAACCGACTCGGTTCGGCTCATCGTCTCGGTGCAGCCCGACGGCAGTTCGAACTGGACGGTCCAGTACTGGACGCGACTCGACGACGAGAACACCACCGACGCGTTCGAGTCGTTGCAGAGCGACATCGAGGCGAACCCGTCGAACTACTCCGACCGGTTCGCCACGCGGATGCGCTCGACGGTCAGTTCGGCCGAGAACGCGACGGGCCGGGAGATGAGCGCCAGCGAGTTCGACGTCCAGGCCGAGACGCGTACCCCGCCGCAGTACGGCGTCGTCACCTACACCTTCCAGTGGGATGGCTTCGCCGCAGTCCAGGACGACACCCTCCGGATCGGCGACGCCATCGAGGGCATCTTCCTCGATGACCGCACGCGCCTCGTCATCGAGTGGCCGAGCGGGTATACGCCGACCGAGGTACGGCCCGAACCCGACGAGCGGCGGTCCGAAGCCGTGGTCTGGCGTGGCGCCGAGACGAGTTTCGTCTCCGGTGAGCCGAGCGTCGTCCTCCAGCCGAGCGCTGCGGGCACGACGGTCGCCGGCGGCAACGGGGGCGGCGACACTACGACCCCGCCGTCCGACGACAGCGGGTCGGCACTCCCCCTGCTCGGGGCAGGACTCGCCATTGCGCTGCTCGTCACCGCGGCCTGGACCTATCGCGACCGCTTCCGCGGCGAGCGGAAGCAGGGAACTGCGGCTCCCTCGGCCGAGGGTCAGACGACCGCCACCGGGGGTGAGACCGCGGCCGAGGGTCAGACGACCGCCACCCGGGAGGACCTCCTGAGCAACGAGGAACGGGTCGTCCAGTTCGTCCGGGATCAGGGTGGTCGGGTGAAACAACAGGAGATCGTCGAGGCGTTCGACTGGACGGAGGCACGAACGAGTCAGATCGTCCGCGACCTGCGTGATGAGGGGAAACTCGAAGGGTTCCGTCTCGGCCGCGAGAACGTGCTGAAACTCCCCGACGAGGACGAGACGACCGACTGA